A genome region from Candidatus Dormiibacterota bacterium includes the following:
- a CDS encoding VOC family protein, translating to MKALISGVHTLIYSHDADADRAFFRDVLGLDSVDSGGGWLIFALPPAELAIHPTEGEDDHELYLLCDDIEAAAKELERRKVLITRPFDEERWGRVTRITLPGGGRIGLYQPKHRLAHAKTGAAQSRT from the coding sequence ATGAAGGCCCTGATTTCGGGCGTGCACACGCTGATTTACAGCCACGATGCGGATGCCGACCGCGCGTTCTTCAGGGACGTGCTCGGCCTCGACTCCGTGGATTCGGGCGGCGGCTGGCTCATCTTCGCCCTTCCTCCCGCTGAGCTGGCGATCCACCCGACTGAGGGCGAGGACGATCACGAGCTCTACCTGCTGTGCGACGACATCGAGGCCGCGGCAAAGGAGCTGGAACGCAGAAAAGTCCTCATCACCCGGCCCTTCGACGAGGAGCGTTGGGGACGCGTCACCCGGATCACCCTGCCCGGCGGTGGACGGATCGGGCTCTACCAACCGAAGCATCGGCTGGCTCACGCAAAGACGGGGGCCGCTCAGAGCCGAACTTGA